The Marmota flaviventris isolate mMarFla1 chromosome 5, mMarFla1.hap1, whole genome shotgun sequence genome includes the window AAATTTTAAATCAGCCCCAATGATCTTTTAGTTGTCATAAGTATAAACTATTTGAAAGTCCCCTCCAATCCTGTTCCTGTTTTCaatcttttcattgtttttccatGATTTTTCCCTCGTGAGAATCATAATGAGAAGATAATGTAGAACTGACTATATAAGGCAATTAACTTTTTCTTGGTAATTGCACAAGTATCTGAAAATTCTTGATTTTGATAAATTGATAAAATTCAGTCTCTTTGGGGGGAGACAGAGATAGAGGTacaaatggagagaaagaaaaaaactgaatcaAGAATTAAGagtttagggggctggggttgtggctcagtggtagagcacttgcctaggacgtgtgaagccctgggttcaatcttcggcaccacataaaaataaataaataaaataaaggtattgtgtccaactaaaaaataaatattaacaaaaaaattaagtggcCGTATAACCAATATGATTTttcaacctgtacacttggaaaaatgagaaattataccctatttgattcaaatgaatgatatgtcaagatcatttaTTGttatgagcaactaataaaaaaagaattaagagttTAGTAAAATATAAGATTATATTTATCATTCAGTTGCTTCTGAATATGACTTTCACTTTTGGGAACCAAATATGAAACTATGAACATTGACATGAGCCTGTGTATAGTCTtcacatttcaaatttaaaaaaaataaaatacataatcaattttttcttcttcagaagtTCAGGCTGGAAGCAATTACTTCATGGTAGACTTCATAAATTGTGAATACACTATAACTCTTGGGGTTTTGTATATGACACTTTGGttcagcctcttcaacaaaaagTAGATTTATCCAAATAATACATGACTGCACCATCTCAATAAGCAAGCTTGCTTCTTTGTTCCtttaataaaatgtcattttttgtaTCCCATAGTTTCATGGAATCAAGGTATCAACTCTGAATTACAGTCGGTTTTCTTGTGTTACAAATAAGTCAGTACATCAGGACACAGTATTCTCAGGTTTAAACTGTTGGGTTGTCAGAAAATGGCCACATGTTATTTCACAGTATATTGTACATATTTCATGacctctttgtgtgtgtgcatgtacaaacaaTGCCTGTGAAAACGAACAATTTCCACGTGCTAGGGAAATATGtgttttgaaacaaatttttCTCAGGTAATATGAAGTATGGTGTGTCAGAAAACCTGGAAAGTGTGGGTAACatattttttagaataaatagAAGTTTTCAGGTGGAACAGAATGCTAGGTAGAAATAGTGGGTACTGATCCAATTGTAATTTGCACATGAGAATGTTTCCCAATGAATTCTACTCTTAGGCAGTTACCATGTACTGACAAAAACTTATAAAAGAAAGAACGAGAACATGACAGTTGATGATGTGGTTGGAAAGAGTGCAGGGTTTTCTAAAGGTAGAGCCCAGAATCCTGGGGTGCATAAGAATGGAAAATGTAACTGTGCCTTCAGCACTTGAGCCTCTTCTCAGGTCCCTGTGGCTCTGGACAGGAGGAGCAAACTGAAAACAGATCACCTGTGAGCTTATCCTTGCTATCTGAGGTTACAACTAAGGCCATGACCATCCGGACCCCAACGCCTTCCCATTACCATGGTCCTCAACGCTCCTTTGACATCTTTGTTTCTCAGAGTGTAGATAATGGGGTTTAAAAGCGGAGTGACTATGGTGTAGAAAAGAGAGACGAACTTCCCCTGGTTCTTGGAGCCACTTCTGGCTGGTTGAAGGTACATGAATATGATGGTGCCATAGAAGATGACGACGACAACCAGGTGTGACGAGCAGGTGCCAAAGGCTTTTCTGCGCCCAGCGGCTGATTTGATTTTGAGCACTGCTTGAGTTATGAAGCCATAGGAGACTAGGATGAGGGACACAGGGACAATTAGAAAGATTACACTGGCCACAAAGAGTTCTGCCTCATTGAATGTCGTGTCCACACAGGCAAGTGTGATCAgcacaggcacttcacagaaaatgTGGTCCAGCTTGCGATGACCACAAAGGGGCAGTTGCAGAGTGAGGGAGCACTGAATCAGGGAGGTCAcaaggccactgagccacactgtgCTGGCCAGGGATGCGCAGAGCTTCGGATGCATGATGGCTGTGTAGTGCAGTGGCCGGCAGACAGCAGCATAGCGATCGTAAGCCATGACCGCCAGGAGGATACACTCGGATGAACCCAACCCCATGGCCACATAGAGCTGGGCCACGCACCCAGCATAGCTCACGGTCTTGTCTCTCCTGTTCATGGTAACCAGCAGCTGTGGGGCCACGCTGGTGGTGAAGCAGATGTCCACACAGGAGAGGTTGCTGAGGAAAAAGTACATTGGGGTGTGCAGTCTGGGGTCCAGGCAGGACACTAGTATGATGGCAGCATTCCCCAGAAGGTTCAAGATGTAAAAGTGCAAAATGATAATGAAGAGGAGCCTCTCCAGCCGGGGCTGATCTGAAAATCCCAGGAGAAGAAATCCCTTTTCTGAGCTGCTGTTGGTGTCCTCCATTTCCCTGCAGCTTTCCTTGACAAAATGACTAATGTCCTGGAGAAAGAAGGCAACGCGGTCAGCCTTGGTGACCCAGGTTTTTTGTAGCGTGACTATGTCCCTGATGTCGCCCCTGGACCTGTCATATAGACCTGTAGCCCTCTCCTCCAAATTCGCCCATCTGCAGGAAATGATTTGCTCCTTTTTTCCTTCAATAAGATCTGACCCAAGCAACAaatttaatctttgttttatCTATGTTCCATTTGCATATATTcatttcctttgcttatttttgtgtTCTGCCTATTTTACACAATACATTTGTGCCTTAAAGTTATAAATCTATGAAGAAAGTGACCCAGTGTTCTTTTTATACAAATGTTTTATTCTATGGGCATATGAAACTTGAGCAACATTCAAAagctaataataaaaatgatattgtcAAATagcaaatcaaattaaaatgcagaATGTGTAAAATGAAAACTGTGTGTATATTGTTGCAGATCTGTAACATCTATGTAAAACtatgtgaaaaacaaaatcaaaattaacaAGAAACACGGATAAAATAGAAGactaagaaaaattatatacacaACCACTTTTAGCCAACTGGCATCAGAAGCACAGTTTTCATCTCATGTGTTTGTCCACATAGAAAATGCGGGTTCCAGTGAGAAAATGCTCTGTG containing:
- the LOC114078801 gene encoding olfactory receptor 2G6 translates to MEDTNSSSEKGFLLLGFSDQPRLERLLFIIILHFYILNLLGNAAIILVSCLDPRLHTPMYFFLSNLSCVDICFTTSVAPQLLVTMNRRDKTVSYAGCVAQLYVAMGLGSSECILLAVMAYDRYAAVCRPLHYTAIMHPKLCASLASTVWLSGLVTSLIQCSLTLQLPLCGHRKLDHIFCEVPVLITLACVDTTFNEAELFVASVIFLIVPVSLILVSYGFITQAVLKIKSAAGRRKAFGTCSSHLVVVVIFYGTIIFMYLQPARSGSKNQGKFVSLFYTIVTPLLNPIIYTLRNKDVKGALRTMVMGRRWGPDGHGLSCNLR